In one window of Poriferisphaera corsica DNA:
- a CDS encoding UvrD-helicase domain-containing protein, whose product MDITCEQRAIIQQAETSRAMIFAGPGTGKTEIVARRLNHLLKDCSLKPSQILVLSFSRAAVKALVKRIQLLGSTDSDIIEDLRYLSVRTFDSWSFRILRFLGKDPNDLLRNGFDKNIYELVQVMSDSGADLLSSQCAKQFKNIRHIIVDEAQDLSGIRAELVKELLKMLVSKSKPESCGFTLLADPNQSIYEWAYRESNENGLTSTDLFKWAKSYYQDLLKIFKLKKNHRSSSKIAKFVQEISDCIDECETNNVSPLPLLDDMFADYMDVDDGNILHQLPDSNGASTAILCRSNSQIINTAIKLRDNQEINGFTFNVGTPPKNLPIWIAALLHPLESDVLTQRQFFRIVECYAKQLLGGEIDKHATWQKLLRFSRLNEEGRSISIKRLAERINWPDSLPDDENFDHSPVVVSTVHQVKGLEFDNVTLLNFANNTANKFQNSSELEESRIQFVALSRARFSVTHFNDDNLETNDFYKHNFQRRTRSRWYRRLHYKKSHHHILEIGQEVDVYKESFVDTQVLGNADNVKKLQQFLLHNHEKIIGCNIELVRTKLPDTENCFVYNIVLQGDSEFGGKVVGQTTEQLTKDILRLKNSRQTLPYKIYDLKVNAISTFASTHILDSHIPKPWQQSHLWLGVQIHGFGSFSTFWSKRK is encoded by the coding sequence ATGGATATTACTTGCGAACAACGTGCTATTATTCAGCAAGCAGAAACATCAAGGGCAATGATATTTGCAGGTCCAGGTACAGGTAAAACCGAAATTGTAGCCCGGCGACTAAATCATCTGCTGAAGGACTGTTCATTAAAACCATCCCAAATTTTAGTTTTATCGTTTTCTAGAGCTGCGGTGAAAGCTTTGGTTAAGCGTATTCAATTGCTGGGTAGCACAGATAGCGACATTATAGAAGATTTGCGGTATCTCTCTGTAAGAACATTTGATTCATGGAGTTTTCGAATTCTTCGCTTTTTGGGTAAAGACCCCAACGATCTTCTTCGTAATGGGTTTGATAAGAATATATATGAATTAGTACAGGTTATGTCTGATAGCGGTGCAGACTTGTTGAGTAGTCAATGTGCCAAACAGTTTAAGAACATACGGCATATTATTGTTGACGAAGCACAAGATTTATCTGGAATACGAGCGGAACTGGTAAAAGAGTTACTTAAAATGCTTGTCTCTAAAAGTAAGCCTGAAAGCTGTGGATTTACACTTTTAGCAGATCCTAATCAATCAATATATGAATGGGCGTACCGGGAATCAAATGAAAACGGGCTTACTTCTACAGATCTATTTAAGTGGGCGAAATCTTATTACCAAGATTTGTTAAAAATATTTAAATTAAAAAAAAATCATCGTTCATCATCTAAGATTGCCAAATTTGTTCAAGAAATATCAGATTGTATTGATGAATGCGAAACGAACAATGTGAGTCCGCTTCCACTCTTAGATGATATGTTTGCTGATTATATGGATGTAGATGATGGAAATATATTGCATCAGCTACCAGATTCAAATGGAGCAAGCACCGCAATATTATGTAGAAGCAATTCTCAAATTATTAACACAGCAATAAAATTGCGAGATAACCAAGAAATAAATGGCTTTACATTTAATGTTGGTACACCTCCCAAAAATTTGCCAATATGGATTGCGGCCTTACTGCATCCATTGGAAAGTGATGTTCTTACCCAAAGGCAATTTTTTAGAATTGTCGAATGTTATGCTAAGCAACTATTGGGTGGCGAAATCGATAAGCATGCAACATGGCAAAAGTTACTCAGGTTTTCGCGTTTAAATGAAGAAGGTAGATCTATCTCGATTAAACGTTTGGCTGAGCGGATAAATTGGCCTGACAGTTTGCCTGATGATGAGAATTTTGATCATAGCCCAGTAGTTGTTTCTACTGTACATCAAGTAAAAGGGCTGGAATTTGATAATGTCACATTGTTAAATTTCGCTAACAATACTGCGAATAAATTTCAAAATTCTTCAGAACTTGAAGAAAGTAGAATTCAGTTTGTTGCATTAAGTCGTGCCAGGTTTTCTGTAACACATTTTAATGATGATAATTTGGAAACAAATGATTTTTATAAGCATAACTTTCAGCGTCGAACTCGTTCGCGATGGTATAGACGATTGCATTATAAAAAGTCGCATCATCATATTCTTGAAATAGGTCAAGAGGTTGATGTTTATAAAGAAAGTTTTGTTGATACGCAAGTTTTAGGTAATGCAGATAATGTTAAAAAGTTGCAGCAATTTCTTTTACATAACCATGAGAAAATAATAGGTTGTAATATTGAGCTTGTAAGAACTAAACTGCCAGATACAGAAAATTGTTTTGTATATAATATTGTGTTGCAAGGCGATAGTGAATTCGGTGGCAAGGTGGTGGGGCAAACAACAGAACAATTAACTAAGGATATTCTACGATTGAAGAATAGTCGGCAAACGTTGCCTTATAAAATTTATGATCTTAAAGTGAACGCTATATCAACTTTTGCTAGTACACATATCTTAGATTCTCACATACCTAAGCCATGGCAACAAAGTCATCTTTGGCTAGGTGTACAGATACATGGGTTTGGTAGTTTTTCTACATTTTGGTCAAAACGCAAGTAA
- a CDS encoding helix-turn-helix domain-containing protein encodes MSDDTGHVYLPISGEVMRLPLYVIGVGAEQVKSNTIYPTKSHPLLYQFLWKTGRVLPEYQLLYIQKGKGVFESKYTGRIQLNRGSMVMIYPDLWHRYRPDKQTGWNEFWVSINGGLLHDLQAEGVSLPEACHKLISSSYMNEVESIYNEIRYLAIKYQHQYPINMLPLIMRLIGHMLEAKDDNSDRVNHAKVPENEWGCNVKDPIVQGAVKVIWNHSHRQINVAQIAEYLPVTRRTLERKFREVMGRTVLEELTRCRFLRASRFLKETHMPVKQIALITGFSGLGHMDRVFMRIIGQSPTIYRSGEGNADI; translated from the coding sequence ATGAGTGACGATACAGGACATGTATATCTTCCAATCTCTGGTGAAGTGATGCGATTACCACTTTATGTGATTGGTGTTGGTGCAGAGCAGGTAAAATCTAATACGATATACCCAACTAAATCGCATCCATTGTTGTACCAATTTTTATGGAAAACTGGTCGCGTGTTACCTGAATATCAGTTGTTGTATATTCAAAAAGGAAAGGGAGTTTTTGAGTCAAAATATACCGGACGGATTCAGTTAAATCGCGGATCTATGGTGATGATTTATCCAGATCTTTGGCATCGATATAGACCAGATAAGCAAACTGGATGGAATGAGTTTTGGGTTTCAATTAATGGAGGTTTGTTACACGATTTGCAAGCTGAAGGTGTATCATTGCCAGAAGCATGTCATAAACTGATTTCATCTTCGTATATGAATGAGGTAGAAAGCATATACAACGAAATTAGATATTTAGCGATTAAATATCAACATCAATATCCTATAAATATGTTACCATTAATCATGCGTTTAATTGGTCATATGCTCGAAGCTAAAGATGATAATTCGGATCGTGTAAATCACGCAAAAGTACCTGAAAATGAATGGGGATGTAATGTTAAGGATCCAATTGTACAAGGTGCTGTTAAGGTCATATGGAATCATAGTCACAGGCAAATTAATGTGGCGCAAATTGCGGAATATTTGCCTGTAACAAGACGAACGTTGGAGCGAAAATTTCGAGAGGTAATGGGGCGGACGGTTTTGGAAGAATTGACACGTTGTCGTTTTTTGCGTGCTAGTAGATTTTTGAAAGAAACGCATATGCCAGTGAAACAGATTGCATTGATTACTGGATTTAGTGGGTTAGGACATATGGACAGAGTTTTTATGCGCATAATTGGGCAATCGCCAACTATCTATCGGTCTGGCGAAGGTAATGCAGATATTTAG
- the dnaK gene encoding molecular chaperone DnaK yields MAKTIGIDLGTTNSVVAVMEGGSPKVLINSSGNRTTPSIVAFTDKGERLVGQPAKHQQVTNPTNTVFSVKRFMGRRHSEVHSEEKIVPYGITGGEGELVKVKVGDKEYTPQEVSAMILGNLKKTAEDYLGEKVDNAVITVPAYFNDSQRQATKEAGEIAGLKVDRIINEPTAAALAYGLDKKENEKVVVFDLGGGTFDVSILEVGDGVVEVLSTNGDTHLGGDDWDQCLIDYLADEFKKQEGIDLRNDAMALQRLKEAAEKAKCELSTMQETTVNLPFITATNEGPKHLQITLTRSKFEQVAAPLFDRIKEPVMKALADAKLNASDINEVVLVGGSTRIPKVEEIAKGIFGKEPNKTVNPDEVVALGAAIQGGVLQGEVKDVLLLDVTPLTLGIETMGGVMTPLIPRNTTIPTSKKEVFSTAADNQTEVTIHVLQGEREFANDNRTLGRFNLAGIASAPRGMPQIEVEFSLDANGILNVAATDKGTGKSQNIEISGSSGLSEDEVSKMKADAESHAADDKKKRELVDTRNQADSVVFQMKQQLEEHGDKVDAAVRGKIESAISNVEDKVKGEDVDAIKAALEELNKESQELGKAIYESSAAQGQAADGTPSGDAGAAGGDDKGDDDVIDAEYEVKE; encoded by the coding sequence GCAAAGACGATTGGTATTGACCTTGGTACGACAAACTCGGTTGTAGCGGTAATGGAAGGTGGTTCGCCGAAGGTTTTAATTAACAGTAGCGGTAACCGAACGACGCCTTCGATCGTGGCATTTACAGATAAAGGTGAGCGTTTGGTGGGGCAACCTGCGAAACACCAGCAGGTCACAAACCCGACGAACACAGTTTTCTCAGTGAAACGTTTCATGGGACGTCGCCACAGCGAAGTGCATAGCGAAGAGAAGATCGTGCCATATGGTATCACTGGCGGCGAAGGTGAGCTGGTGAAGGTTAAGGTGGGTGATAAGGAATATACGCCTCAGGAAGTCAGTGCGATGATTCTGGGGAACTTGAAGAAGACGGCTGAGGATTATCTCGGTGAGAAGGTTGATAACGCAGTCATTACGGTTCCTGCATATTTCAACGACTCACAGCGTCAGGCAACTAAAGAGGCGGGCGAGATTGCTGGCTTGAAGGTTGACCGAATTATCAACGAGCCTACAGCGGCAGCGCTTGCGTATGGCTTGGATAAGAAAGAAAACGAAAAGGTTGTTGTGTTTGACCTTGGTGGTGGTACTTTCGACGTATCGATCCTTGAAGTGGGTGATGGTGTTGTTGAAGTACTGTCAACGAATGGTGATACGCACCTTGGTGGTGATGACTGGGATCAGTGCTTGATTGATTATCTTGCGGATGAATTCAAGAAGCAGGAGGGTATTGACCTGCGTAATGATGCGATGGCGCTTCAGCGTTTGAAAGAAGCCGCTGAGAAAGCGAAATGTGAACTTTCGACAATGCAGGAAACGACGGTGAACTTGCCGTTTATTACCGCGACGAACGAAGGGCCGAAGCACTTGCAGATCACGTTGACTCGTTCGAAATTCGAACAGGTTGCGGCTCCACTCTTTGATCGGATTAAAGAGCCTGTGATGAAGGCGCTTGCTGATGCGAAACTGAATGCTAGCGACATAAATGAAGTGGTCTTGGTTGGCGGTTCAACACGTATTCCTAAGGTTGAAGAGATCGCAAAGGGTATCTTTGGCAAGGAACCAAATAAGACGGTGAACCCGGATGAGGTTGTGGCATTGGGTGCCGCGATCCAGGGTGGCGTCTTGCAAGGTGAGGTGAAGGATGTGTTGTTGCTCGATGTGACGCCGCTGACACTTGGAATTGAAACGATGGGTGGCGTGATGACGCCATTGATTCCGCGTAATACGACAATTCCGACTAGTAAGAAGGAAGTGTTCTCGACGGCTGCAGACAATCAAACTGAAGTGACGATTCACGTACTTCAGGGGGAACGTGAGTTTGCAAATGATAATCGTACGCTTGGTCGCTTTAACTTGGCGGGTATTGCTTCAGCTCCGCGTGGTATGCCTCAAATTGAGGTGGAATTCTCACTGGATGCGAACGGTATCTTGAATGTTGCTGCAACCGACAAGGGAACAGGTAAGAGCCAGAATATCGAGATTAGCGGTTCTTCAGGTTTGTCTGAAGACGAAGTGAGTAAGATGAAGGCGGATGCAGAATCGCATGCGGCCGATGACAAGAAAAAACGTGAGTTAGTAGATACACGGAACCAAGCGGATTCTGTTGTCTTCCAAATGAAGCAGCAACTTGAAGAGCATGGCGATAAGGTTGATGCGGCTGTGCGTGGTAAGATTGAATCAGCGATCTCCAATGTCGAAGACAAAGTGAAGGGCGAAGATGTTGATGCAATCAAGGCTGCATTAGAAGAGCTGAACAAGGAATCTCAGGAACTTGGTAAGGCGATCTATGAATCTTCCGCTGCTCAAGGTCAGGCTGCTGACGGTACACCAAGTGGTGATGCGGGTGCTGCCGGTGGAGATGATAAGGGTGATGATGATGTGATCGACGCTGAGTATGAAGTGAAAGAGTAG
- a CDS encoding ribokinase, with protein MSNILVVGSINMDVVASTNRHPKPGETILIDSIEFIPGGKGANAAVAAARLGANVSIVGAVGNDAFAETLRIGLVKNRIDCTHLLTINKSSGTAIITLDTNTAQNAIMVGMGANEDIKLPKSDAIFKNADVLLLQLETPIDINIEAAQRAKACNTLVILDPAPATTQIPFELLNHCDLISPNETELATLTGLPTDTLDQTINACTCLKQMGIQTIIAKMSDKGTYIHASNQSCHIPSYPIKPIDTTAAGDAFTACLATELAQQNKPYNLAAAVKHANAAGALACLKFGAQTSLPTQEELKQFIRSKTAY; from the coding sequence ATGTCAAATATTCTCGTTGTCGGTAGTATTAACATGGACGTTGTTGCCTCGACTAATCGCCACCCCAAACCCGGCGAAACAATACTCATCGACAGCATCGAATTTATACCTGGGGGTAAAGGCGCTAATGCAGCAGTAGCTGCCGCAAGACTTGGTGCAAATGTTTCCATTGTGGGTGCTGTGGGTAATGATGCTTTCGCGGAAACACTTCGCATCGGACTTGTCAAAAATAGAATCGATTGCACTCATCTTTTGACTATCAACAAATCATCAGGTACTGCTATCATTACACTCGACACAAATACCGCACAAAATGCAATTATGGTTGGCATGGGCGCTAATGAAGACATCAAGCTACCCAAGAGTGATGCTATCTTTAAAAATGCTGACGTACTCCTACTGCAACTTGAAACCCCTATCGACATCAATATCGAAGCTGCGCAACGCGCCAAAGCATGCAACACACTAGTCATACTTGACCCCGCCCCTGCTACAACCCAAATACCCTTCGAATTACTAAATCATTGCGATCTCATCTCCCCAAATGAAACCGAGCTTGCCACACTTACCGGCCTGCCAACAGATACACTTGATCAAACTATCAATGCATGCACCTGCCTTAAACAAATGGGCATCCAAACGATCATTGCAAAAATGTCTGATAAAGGCACATATATTCACGCCTCAAATCAATCGTGTCATATCCCTTCATATCCTATCAAGCCAATTGATACCACTGCTGCGGGTGATGCTTTCACTGCCTGTCTTGCAACGGAACTTGCACAGCAAAATAAGCCATACAATCTTGCCGCTGCGGTCAAACATGCAAACGCTGCAGGCGCACTCGCATGCCTGAAGTTTGGCGCTCAAACATCTCTCCCAACACAGGAAGAACTCAAACAATTTATCCGATCAAAAACGGCTTACTAA
- the drmB gene encoding DUF1998 domain-containing protein, with protein sequence MCPVPTVGKARRSQSVFTYGIGSIVDTPKGSFMPMGIPFMQMQWDRIPHASRESMTVREPRLSHLLGVDEFYSMPVPNDRQIETYGTRVQRSVTIPVKRFPEWLQCTGCNRLGKVGNPFTEEPDGQVSCANEKCRHNDAHAVPVRFLTACKHGHIDDFPWIQWSHSDNFEECKNPCLYMHSYGQSAAISDLYVQCKNCGAIKNLGDIFQPHTMARFRCRGIRPWLDDRDNEECDAQRETLQRGASNVHFPVSASMLSIPPASDAISKILEKHWALLKNAPESAWEPMLQGFIDTQGINIDHTMAIKWMKSRLDLDNLNAPISESNARHQEYLALSIDNKADSIAGVLPDFENKVMQLQQPYLEYIDLVGAVKRLREVRAYCGFCRINPISVPVEQIPLAVQQGLITPISTQNTSWYPAIEVRGEGIFFRFTESAVIDWESKQKVVDRAAEINHIFAQQCSERGAEQSYPITPRLLLVHSFSHALIRRISLDCGYSSASLRERLYVSNPDAPPDESMAGVLIYTASPDSDGSLGGLVDLADSITVGNLIQDAIEDAMWCGNDPVCSETDPQVRGDRLNGAACHNCMLASETSCEKYNRELDRVMLTGKSSGISEEVQGYFADLLK encoded by the coding sequence ATGTGCCCAGTACCAACTGTTGGAAAAGCAAGACGCTCACAATCAGTATTTACGTACGGTATAGGTTCAATTGTTGATACGCCTAAAGGTTCCTTTATGCCGATGGGGATACCGTTTATGCAAATGCAATGGGATCGCATCCCGCATGCAAGCCGCGAATCAATGACAGTCCGGGAACCGAGATTAAGTCATTTACTTGGTGTTGATGAATTTTACTCTATGCCTGTACCGAATGACCGGCAAATTGAAACATATGGAACGAGGGTTCAGCGTTCTGTAACGATACCTGTAAAAAGATTCCCTGAATGGTTACAGTGCACTGGATGTAACCGACTTGGAAAGGTTGGCAATCCATTTACAGAAGAACCAGATGGACAGGTGTCATGTGCAAACGAAAAATGTCGCCATAACGATGCGCACGCTGTGCCAGTCAGATTTCTTACCGCATGTAAACATGGTCATATCGATGATTTCCCATGGATTCAATGGTCGCATTCCGATAATTTCGAAGAGTGTAAGAATCCATGTTTGTATATGCATTCTTACGGTCAAAGTGCGGCAATAAGTGACCTGTATGTACAATGCAAGAATTGTGGTGCAATTAAAAATTTAGGAGATATTTTTCAACCCCATACAATGGCTCGTTTCCGCTGTAGGGGCATTCGTCCATGGCTAGATGATCGTGACAATGAAGAATGTGATGCGCAACGAGAAACATTACAGCGAGGTGCATCAAATGTTCATTTTCCCGTTTCTGCTTCGATGTTATCAATACCACCCGCTTCAGATGCCATATCTAAAATATTAGAAAAGCATTGGGCGTTGTTAAAAAATGCGCCTGAGTCCGCTTGGGAACCTATGTTGCAAGGTTTTATTGATACTCAAGGAATAAATATTGATCACACAATGGCAATTAAATGGATGAAAAGCCGTCTAGATTTAGATAATCTAAATGCTCCGATATCTGAATCGAATGCACGCCATCAGGAATATTTAGCATTAAGTATTGATAACAAAGCCGATTCTATTGCTGGTGTATTGCCGGATTTTGAAAATAAAGTCATGCAGCTCCAACAGCCATACTTAGAATATATTGATTTAGTTGGTGCTGTGAAGCGTTTGCGTGAAGTACGTGCTTATTGTGGTTTCTGTAGAATAAATCCAATTTCAGTACCGGTTGAACAGATTCCTCTAGCTGTTCAGCAAGGATTGATAACTCCCATTTCAACACAAAACACATCTTGGTATCCGGCTATTGAAGTACGAGGCGAGGGAATATTTTTTCGTTTTACTGAATCAGCAGTAATTGATTGGGAATCCAAACAAAAAGTAGTTGATAGGGCTGCTGAAATAAATCATATATTTGCTCAACAATGTTCAGAACGGGGAGCCGAACAATCCTACCCGATAACACCTAGGTTACTATTAGTACATTCTTTTTCACATGCATTAATACGAAGAATTTCATTAGATTGTGGATATTCATCAGCTAGCTTGAGAGAGCGATTATATGTCTCTAATCCAGATGCTCCACCGGATGAATCTATGGCTGGTGTATTGATTTATACTGCGTCACCAGATTCGGATGGTAGTCTAGGTGGATTGGTTGATTTAGCAGATTCAATTACTGTTGGCAATCTTATACAGGATGCAATTGAAGATGCAATGTGGTGTGGAAACGACCCCGTATGTTCAGAAACTGATCCGCAAGTGCGCGGAGACAGATTAAATGGTGCAGCTTGCCATAACTGTATGCTTGCATCAGAAACATCGTGTGAAAAATACAATCGTGAATTAGACAGAGTAATGCTAACGGGTAAAAGTTCAGGAATATCAGAAGAAGTACAAGGTTATTTTGCTGATTTGCTTAAATAA
- a CDS encoding L-rhamnose isomerase, with translation MPTPKRQSIEQTYEIAKERYDTLGINIDSAMQKTSEISISLHCWQGDDVTGFENQGQNLGSGLAVTGHYPGKARNADELRKDLDLVYQLLPGKHRLNLHAIYLESSGKKIERNNIQPEHFSRWIDWAKANNIGLDFNPSCFGHQHSNSGFTLSNQDPNIRNFWIEHCVAARHIGAAMGKATDSPCITNIWIPDGYKDTPYDRMAPRERLMLSLDTIFQEKIDKAHNLDSVESKLFGIGSESYVTGSHEFYLGYAISRQKLYCLDAGHFHPTETISDKVSSTMLYLDEILLHVSRGVRWDSDHVITLNDDLHAIAQSIVRGNFAHRIHIGLDFFDASINRIAAWTIGTRNMIKALLAAHLEPVTLLKNYEDQADYTNRLALLEEIKMLPLGAIWDYYCLKYDVPTRNDWMLEVKQYEHDVLSKRTDDVAM, from the coding sequence ATGCCAACACCAAAAAGACAATCTATTGAGCAAACATATGAAATAGCAAAAGAACGGTATGACACACTAGGCATAAATATTGATTCCGCTATGCAGAAAACATCGGAAATCTCGATATCACTACACTGCTGGCAAGGGGATGATGTCACAGGCTTCGAAAATCAAGGCCAAAATCTAGGTAGTGGACTCGCTGTGACCGGACATTATCCTGGCAAAGCCCGGAACGCTGATGAACTGCGTAAAGATCTGGATCTCGTGTATCAACTTTTACCCGGCAAACACCGATTAAACTTACACGCTATTTATTTAGAATCTAGTGGTAAAAAAATCGAAAGAAACAATATCCAACCCGAACATTTTTCGCGTTGGATTGACTGGGCTAAAGCCAACAATATTGGTTTAGATTTCAATCCAAGCTGCTTTGGGCATCAACATTCGAATTCTGGATTTACACTATCAAATCAAGATCCCAATATACGTAATTTCTGGATAGAACATTGCGTTGCTGCACGACATATAGGGGCGGCAATGGGTAAAGCCACAGACTCGCCTTGCATTACAAACATCTGGATACCTGACGGCTACAAAGATACACCTTACGACAGGATGGCCCCAAGAGAACGTCTCATGCTGTCACTCGATACAATTTTCCAAGAGAAGATCGACAAAGCTCATAACCTAGATTCCGTTGAGAGCAAACTCTTTGGTATTGGGTCAGAGAGTTATGTCACCGGCTCACATGAATTTTATTTGGGTTATGCTATAAGTCGCCAAAAACTCTATTGCCTTGATGCTGGTCATTTTCACCCAACCGAAACAATCTCCGACAAAGTCAGTTCTACCATGCTGTATCTCGATGAGATACTTTTACATGTAAGCCGAGGTGTTCGGTGGGACAGTGATCATGTGATTACTTTAAATGATGATCTCCATGCAATTGCTCAATCAATTGTCCGTGGCAATTTTGCACATCGCATACACATCGGCTTAGATTTCTTTGATGCAAGCATAAATCGAATTGCGGCATGGACTATTGGCACTCGCAATATGATTAAAGCTCTACTCGCCGCACATTTAGAACCAGTTACATTGCTCAAAAATTATGAAGATCAAGCTGATTATACAAATCGCTTAGCTTTACTCGAAGAAATTAAAATGCTTCCACTTGGGGCAATTTGGGATTACTACTGTTTAAAGTACGATGTACCTACACGTAATGATTGGATGTTAGAGGTAAAACAATACGAACATGATGTTCTTAGTAAACGCACAGACGATGTCGCGATGTAA
- the mgtE gene encoding magnesium transporter, producing the protein MHEESRDISGSGKFVREENDQAIRTLFEGVHPAQVADELSLLNEQDIWYAMRVLGVDNATRVFQYFDEDLQVRLASGEHRRMMAKMLEEMDHDDRADLVSELDEDVKDRLLPLVAHAEREDIRRLASYGEGTTGAIMSSDYASVRPGMTVEQTIQTLRLEAPDRETIYYVYVIDGVRHLVGFVELKDLIRARPNQKVEDVMKRDVIHVTVGTDQEETARMIGKYDVIALPVVDAHHELVGIVTYDDAIDVIKQEQTEDFEKFMAIGGEHEAGTYLKTNAFRHFHKRVYWIVGLAAVELVSGLVIHSYEDALTTLVLLALYMPMITDTGGNTGSQSATVVIRALALGEIRPNFVGLVKVFRKEIIVAGLMAIVLMFLSFGKVLFLSYKAVLPGEFTLSGIGSVIALALGIQVLSATMIGALLPMIAARCKLDPAVVASPALTTLVDITGLLIYFGTARMLLGV; encoded by the coding sequence TTGCACGAAGAGTCACGAGATATAAGTGGTAGCGGCAAGTTCGTTCGAGAAGAGAACGATCAAGCGATCCGCACGCTGTTTGAGGGCGTACACCCAGCTCAGGTCGCGGATGAGCTATCGTTATTAAATGAACAAGATATTTGGTATGCGATGCGCGTGTTGGGGGTTGATAATGCGACACGTGTATTTCAGTATTTTGATGAGGATCTTCAGGTTCGATTGGCCAGTGGTGAGCATCGACGGATGATGGCGAAGATGTTAGAGGAGATGGATCATGATGATCGTGCCGATTTGGTGAGTGAATTGGATGAAGATGTTAAAGATCGGTTGTTGCCGTTGGTGGCGCATGCAGAACGTGAAGATATCCGGCGACTGGCAAGCTATGGTGAAGGAACGACCGGTGCGATTATGAGTAGTGATTATGCTTCGGTGCGGCCGGGCATGACGGTGGAACAAACAATACAAACACTGCGGCTGGAAGCGCCAGATCGCGAGACGATTTATTACGTTTATGTAATTGATGGTGTGAGGCATTTGGTTGGGTTTGTGGAGTTGAAGGATTTGATTCGTGCGAGACCGAATCAAAAAGTAGAAGATGTGATGAAGCGTGATGTGATTCATGTGACGGTGGGTACTGATCAGGAAGAGACTGCAAGAATGATCGGCAAGTATGACGTGATAGCACTACCTGTGGTGGATGCGCATCATGAGCTTGTCGGAATTGTGACATATGACGATGCGATCGATGTTATTAAACAGGAACAAACGGAAGATTTTGAAAAGTTTATGGCAATTGGTGGAGAACATGAGGCGGGAACATATCTAAAAACGAATGCTTTTCGGCATTTTCATAAACGGGTGTATTGGATTGTGGGGTTGGCTGCTGTTGAATTAGTGAGCGGATTGGTGATTCATAGTTATGAGGACGCGTTAACGACATTAGTGTTGCTTGCACTATATATGCCGATGATTACGGATACGGGTGGAAATACGGGAAGTCAATCGGCAACGGTTGTGATACGGGCGTTAGCATTGGGCGAGATTCGTCCAAATTTTGTTGGATTGGTTAAGGTGTTTCGCAAAGAAATTATTGTGGCAGGGTTGATGGCAATAGTGCTGATGTTTTTAAGTTTTGGGAAAGTGTTGTTTTTATCATATAAGGCCGTGTTACCAGGGGAATTTACACTTTCAGGGATTGGCAGTGTGATCGCATTAGCGTTGGGTATACAGGTTCTTAGTGCAACCATGATTGGTGCGCTTTTGCCAATGATTGCTGCGAGATGCAAATTGGATCCAGCAGTAGTTGCAAGTCCCGCGCTGACGACCTTGGTCGATATTACAGGATTACTGATATACTTCGGAACAGCACGAATGCTGCTTGGGGTTTAG